The Bosea beijingensis genome contains the following window.
GCGCCGAGGTCTCATAGGCGATGACGCCGACATCGGCGGTGGCATAGAGCTGGTAGGCATCGATGCCGCGTTCTTTCACCCAGGCCTGCAGCGAGGGCGGGAAGGCGGCGCCGGAGACGACCGCGCGCCTGATCGAGGAGATGTCGACGCCGCGCGCATCGGCCGCTTCGATCAGGATCTTCAGGAAATCGGGCGTGCCGGCATAGGCGCTCGGCCGATAGGCCGAGATCACCTCCATCTGCTGCTCGGTATTGCCAGGGCCAGCCGGAATGACGGCGCAGCCGAGCGCGCGGGCAGCCGAATCCATGATGAAGCCGCCCGGCGTCAGGTGATAGCTCAACGTGTTCAGCACGATGTCGCCCGGCCGGAAGCCGGCGGCGTAAAGGCCGCGCGCGGCGCCCCAGCTATCGGTCGCGGTGCCCTCCGGCTCGAAGATCGGGCCGGGCGAGGTGAAGAGCCGGCCGAAGGAGCCGGGCTTCTCAGTGACGAAGCCGCCGAAGGGGAGGGATGCCTTTTGCAGCGCAGGCAATTCCGCCTTGCGCAGGATCGGCAGGCCGGCCAGTGCTTTGCGATCGGTGATCGCGGCGGGGTCGATACCGGCGAGCCGCTCGGCATAGGCCGGGGCCTTCAGGGCTGCGGCCAGCACTGCCGGCAGGCGGGCGAAGAGATCGGCCTCGCGGGCTTCGGGCGGGCGGGTCTCCAGACCATCGTGATGTGTGTTCATCTGTCGGGTCCCAGGGTCTTGATCTCGGAAGGCGCCTTCAGCGGATGATCCGCAGGATGCGCAGGAAATTGAGCAGGCCGACCAGCGCGCCGGCGACATAGGTGAAGGCCGCTGCCCGCAGCACGCCGCGCGCGGCCGGAAGATCGCGCTGGTCGAGATAGCCGTCGCCGGCGAGGATCGGCAGCGCCTTGCCGAAGCTGGCGTCGAGCTCCAGCGGCAAGGTGACGAGATGCACGACGAGGCCAATGCCGAGCAGGGCGATCGCCAGCCCGACCTGCATCAGGCCGACCGCCGGCACATGCGTCACCACCGCGACGAGGGGGGCGGTGATCATCACGGCCATCGCCACCTTGTCGACGATGAAGAGAGTGCGGGCCAGCATGCTGCGGGCGGCGAGCAGGCTGCTGCCCTGAGCGTGCTGGATGGCGTGGCCGACCTCATGCGCGGCAACTGCAACGGCCGTGATCGAGCGGCCGTCATGGTTGTCGCGCGACAGCCTGACTGCGCGCGCCTGCGGGTCGTAATGGTCGCCGCCCTCGGTCGTCTCGACAGTCACGGCTCCGAGCTGGAAGCGGTCGAGCAGGTGGCGTGCCAGTTCGCCGCCGGTCCCGGGCAGATCGGCGCGCGCCACCGCATGCCGGTTCATCTCGCTGCGGACCCAGGCCTGCGGTCCGAAGACCAGCAGGAGCACGAGCAGGGCTGCCACGACATAGAGCATCGAGCCGATCGCTCCGGGAGCCGTCTCAGGACAGCCAGCGCTTGCGGCGCTTGTAGCTCTTCACCTCGCGGAAGGACTTCTTGTTGCCCTCGGCGACGCCGAGGTAGAATTCCTTCACGTCCTCGTTCTCGCGCAGCATCTTCGCCTCGCCGTCCATGACGACGCGGCCGGTTTCCATGATGTAGCCATAGGTCGCGTAGCGCAACGCCATGTTGGTGTTCTGCTCGGCGACGAGGAAGGAGACCCCCTCGTCGGCATTGAGCTGGCGGACGATCTCGAAGATCTCCTCGACGATCTGCGGGGCGAGGCCCATCGAGGGCTCGTCGAGCAGGATCATCTTGGGGTTCGACATCATGGCGCGGCCGATGGCGCACATCTGCTGCTCGCCGCCGGAGGTGTAGCCGGCCTGCGAGGTCCGCCGCTGCTTCAGGCGCGGGAACAGGGTGTAGATCTTCTCGAGGTCGCGCTTGATCGCGGCATTGCCGTCGCGACGGGTGAAGGCGCCGGTCAGCAGGTTTTCCTCGATCGAGAGATGACCGAAACAGTGCCGGCCTTCCATGACCTGGATGCAGCCGCGCCGGACCAGTTCGTTCGGAGACATCTTGTCGACGCGCTCGCCGTCGAAGACGATCGAGCCCTTGGTGACCTCGCCGCGCTCGGCCTTGAGCAGGTTGGAGATCGCCTTCAGCGTCGTGGTCTTGCCGGCGCCGTTGGCACCGAGGATCGCGACGATGCCGGCGCGCGGCACGGTGAGCGAGACGCCCTTCAACACCAGCACGACATGGTCGTAGATGACCTCGATATTGTTGAGCGACAGGATGGTGTCGCTCGCGGTCGCGGCGGCCTGCTTTTCGAGGGTCGCGGTCGACATCGGCCTCTCCCGGGCAATCGGTAGCGATGGGGTGCCGGCGGCGGGGACCGCCGCCGGCTGCCGTCAGATCAGGACGACTTTTCGCAGGGCTCGGTGCGCTTGGGCCAATTGCCGGCCTTCTCGACATAGTCCTTGGCGTTGGACTCGATCAGCGGCCGGACCTCGTCCTTCAGGGGCTCGACCCAGTCGCCCTTCTTGGTCCACTTGGCGCCGTCCCACTCGGAGACGAACATCTTGCTGTGGCCGGAATGGTCGGTGCAGGAGATCGTGGTCGGCGTGACGAAACCGCCGAGGCCGATCTCCTTGAGGCGAGCCTCGGTCAGGTTGAGCGATTCGAGGCCACGGCGCATGTCCTCGGAATTGATCACCTTCTTGCCGGTAAGCTTCTGCGCGTTGCGGATGCCTTCGACGACGAGCATCGCGTTGTAGACGCCGCGGTTGTAGAGGGCCTCGCCGACCTTCTCCTTCGGCGTCGTGCTCTTGCCCTTGTCGACCACGAACTTGACGATGTCCTGCATCGCGGGCGCCTCGGTGCCGCTCAAGGTCCAGCTCAGCGACTTGTAGCCCTTGGCCTGATCGCCGCCGGCACGGGCGTCGTCGTCACCGCCGGCCCACCAGACGCCGACGAACTTGTTCATCGGGAAGTTGTTCTTGGCCGCTTCCTTGACCGCGGTCGGGTTCATCGCGCCCCAGCCCTGGTTGTAGAGGTAGTCCGGCCGGTCGCGGCGGATCGAGAGCCAGAGCGAACCCTGGTTCTGCATGTCGGCTGCGGCCACCGGATAGAGCTTCAGCTCGAAGCCGTATTTCTTGGCGAGGTTCTCGAGAACCGGGATCGGCTCCTTGCCGAAAGGCGCGTCGAGATGGATCAGGCCGAGCTTCTTGCCCTTGAGCTTGTCCATGCCACCGAGCTCGGCCGCCATGTGCCGGACCATGACGGAGGCGCCGTCCCAATAGGTGAAGGGCGGGATGAAGACCCAGGGGAAGTTCGTGCCGTCCGCCGAGGAGGACAGGCCGTAGGCCATCGACAGGATCGGGATCTTGTCGACATGGGCGCGCGGGATCGCGGCCAGCGTCGCGCCGGTCGACCAGGGCGAATAGACGATGGTGTTCTTCGACTTGGCCTGCTCGTAGCACTCGATCGACTTCTTGGTGTCGTAGCCGGTCTCGCATTCCTCGTAGACGACCTTGACGCCGTTCACGCCGCCGTCGCGCTCGTTGATCATCGTGATGTAGTCGCGCATGCCGTCGCCGATCGGGATGCCCGAGCCCGAGAACGGGCCGGTGCGATAGGCGTTGTTGGCGAAATAGACGCTGTCCTGCGCCATCGCCGGGGCAAGCGCGCCGGCGGCGAACAGGGCTCCGAGCGCTGCACCCTTCAACAGATTGCTGGTCTTCATGGACTTCCTCCGTTCGTTTCCTCCCGACCAGACTGCTGTCGGATCGGTCTTTATCCGCCGGCGCTTCACTGTCGCCGGTCGTTTCTTGGGCCTTTCCCGCAGCCTCAATACGGGAAAGGCCGATTCAATAAGGGAAAGGCCATGTGCGCAATTTCTGCTTCCCGATCTGCCAGAGCCTGGCGAGCCCGTGTGGCTCGACGATCAGGAAGGTGATGATCAGCGCGCCGACCAGCATGAAGGTCACATGCTCGGCGGCTGCGCCCTGGATCGGGATGCCTAGCGCCGGCAGGCCGAATTTCAGCGCGGTCGGCAGGATCGAGAGGAAGGCCGCGCCGAAGAAGGAGCCGATCAGGGAACCGAGGCCGCCGATGATGACCATGAACAGGATGTTGAAGGAGAGGCGGATCGAGAACACGTCCGCCGCCTCGCCGCCGCCGTACCAGAGGAAGATCATCATCGCGCCGGCGACGCCGCAGAAATAGGAGGAGACGGCGAAGGCGGCGAGCTTGGCGTTGAGCAGCTTGATGCCCATCAGCTCGGCGGCGATGTCCATGTCGCGCACCGCCATCCAGGAGCGGCCGAGCTTGCCGTGGACGATGTTGGAGGCGAACCAGGTCAGCACGACGACGAGGCCGAGGCAGACGAAATAGCGTGTCTCCGGCGTCGCGGCGGCACCCGTCAGGGGGATGTTGAAGAGCGTGCGCTGCGGCACCTCGATCGCGCCCGAGGCATTGTAGTTGAACAGCCAGGGCACGCGCACGAAGGCCCATTGCAGGAAGAACTGCGCGGCGAGCGTCGCGACGGCGAGGTAGAAGCCCTTGATACGCAAAGAGGGCAGGCCGAAGAGCACGCCGATGCCTGCCGAGAACAACCCCGAGACAAGGATCAGGACGATGATGTTCACGCCCGGGAAGAGCGTGGTGAGCTTGTAGCAGCTATAGGCGCCGACACCCATGAAGGCAGCGGTGCCGAGCGAGATCAGCCCGGTATAGCCGGTGAGGATGTTGAGCCCGATCGCCGCCAGCGAGAAGACCAGGAAGGGGATCATCACCGAGGCGATGAAGAAATCGCTGCCCAGGAAGGGGATCGCGACCAGGGCGATCGCCAGGATGACGGCGATGCCGATCCGGTCCTCCTTGAGGGGGAAGACCGCCATGTCGCTGGCGTAGCTGGATTTGTATTGGCCGGCCTCGCGGTAGAGCATGTCGTCCGGCTCCTCAGATGCGTTCGATGATCTTGTCGCCGAACAGGCCCTGCGGCCGGAACAGCAGGAAGCCAAGGGCGATGAAATAGGCGAGCCAGCTCTCGATGCCGCCGCCGATCAGCGGGCCCCAGTAGAACTCGCCGAGCTTCTCGCCGATGCCGATGATCAGGCCGCCGACGATGGCGCCGGGGATCGAGGTGAAGCCGCCGAGGATCAGCACCGGCAGGGCCTTCAGCGCCACGATTTCCAGCGCGAAGGAGACGTCCGAGCGGGCGCCCCACATGATGCCGGTGATCAGCGCGACGATGCCGGCGGTGAACCAGACGATGACCCAGATCTGGTTGAGCGAGATGCCGACCGAGAGCGCCGCCTTGTGGCTGTCGGCGACCGCGCGGAGCGCGCGGCCGATGCGGGTGTACTGGAAGAAGACGGCGAGCGCGGCGATCATCAGCGAGGCGATGACGGCTGCGGCGATGTCGATCTTCTGCAACGAGACCAGCCCGCCGAGGATCTGCAGATCGACCGCGCCTTTCGGCAGATAAAGTTGCTCGGCAATCATCTGCTTGGGATTGCCGCCGAAGAGCGATTCGCCGAAGCCGATCAGGAAATAGGTGATGCCGAAGGTCGCCATGAACAGGATGATGTCGGGCTGGTTGACCAGCGGGCGCAGCACCACGCGCTCGATGGTGACGGCGAGCGCGAACATCACGCCGAGCGTCAGGATGACCGCAAGGAAGGCCGGAACGCCCTTCTCGTAGAGACCGACCAGCGTCAGCGCCGCGAACACCACCATGATGCCCTGGGCGAAGTTGAAGACGCCGGAGGCCTTGAAGATCAGCACGAAACCGAGGGCGATCAGGGCGTAGAGCACGCCGGAGACGAGCCCTTCCCAGACGGTCTGGACCAGCAGGTCCGGTGCCTGGACCATCTGCTGGAACGGATCGACGAAGATCGCGTAGAGCGTGTTTGAGGAATCGAAGCGGATGCCGATGATGCCGGCGAGCAGGATGGCGCCGAGGATCAGCGCGGCCCGGACACGGAAGCTGCCGAAATTGACGCCTGCGGGGCGGGTGGCGATGTCGCTCATGTCTCCACGCTCCTCAATGCGCCACGCCGAGATAGGCGTCGATGACCTTCTGGTTCGCCTTGACTTCGTCAGGCGTGCCGTCAGCGATCTTGCGGCCGTATTCGAGCACGACGACGCGGTCGGACAGGTCCATGACGACCCCCATGTCGTGCTCGATCAACGCAATGGTGGTGCCGAACTGGTTGTTCACGTCGAGGATGAAGCGGCACATGTCCTCCTTCTCCTCGAGGTTCATGCCGGCCATCGGCTCGTCGAGCAGGAGGAGCTCCGGCTCCATGGCGAGCGCACGGCCGAGCTCGACGCGCTTCTGCAGGCCATAAGGGAGTTTGCCGACCGGCAATTTGCGGATGTGCTCGATCTGCAGGAAGTCGATGATGTCCTCGACGACGCGGCGATGCGCGATCTCCTCCTGCATTGCGGGGCCATGGCGCAGGGCCTGCCAGAAAAAGCCCTTCTTCATCTTGAGCGTGCGGCCGGTCATGATGTTGTCGAGCGTCGACATGCCCTTGAACAGCGCGACGTTTTGGAAGGTGCGGGCGATGCCCCCGGCAGCGGCGCGGTGCGGGCGCATCTTGGCGCGGCGCTCGCCCTTGAAGACGATCTGGCCTTCCTGCGGCTGGTAGAAGCCGTTGATGCAGTTCAGCATCGAGGTCTTGCCGGCGCCGTTCGGGCCGATGATGGCGCGGATCTCGCCCTTGCGGATGTCGAAGGAGACATCGGTGATCGCCTTCACGCCGCCGAAGCGCAGCGAGATGTTTTCGACCGAGAGCAGGACCTCGCCCTTGGCGCGGATGGGGGTGCCGGTCACGTTGATCGGTTCCGCGTTCATGCCGCCTTCGCCGAGGACGGCGCCTCCTGTCCGGTCGGGTAGATCTTGGCGTCGCGCACCTTGACGCGGGCCGCGATCACGCCCTTGCGCCCGTCCTCGAAGGTGACTTCGGTCGAGATGTCGGCGGCGTCCGAACCGTCATAGAGCGCGGTGACCAGCGGGGCGTAGCGCTCCGCGATGAAGCCGCGGCGGACCTTCTGGGTGCGGGTCAACTCGCCGTCGTCGGCGTCGAGCTCCTTGTGCAGGATCAGGAAGCGCTTGATCTGCGCGCCGCCCATCATCGGCTCGGAGGCGAGCGAGCGGTTCACCTCGTCGACATGTCTGGCGATCATGTCATAGACGAGGTCGTGGCCGGCGAGCTCCTGATAGGAGGCATAGACCACGTTGTTGCGCTCGGCCCAGTTGCCGACGGCGATGAGGTCGATATTGAGCGCCACGGTCGCGTGGTCGCGGCCCTGGCCGAAGGCGACGGCCTCCTTGATGTTCGGATAGAATTTCAGCTTGTTCTCGATGTATTTCGGCGGGAACAGGTCGCCGCTCGCGAGCTTGCCGACATCCTTGGCGCGGTCAATAATCTTGAGATGGCCGCCATCGTCGAAGAAGCCGGCATCGCCGGAGCGGACATAGCCGTCTTCTGTCATCGTCTCGGCGGTCTTGTCGGGGTCCTTGTAGTAGCCGCCGAAGATCGAGGGCGAGCGGTAGAGCACCTCGCCATTGTCGTCGATGCGGATCTCGACCATCGGCGCGGGCTTGCCGACCGTGTCGGCCTTGATCTCGCCGTTCGGCTGCATGGTGATGTAGACGCCGGCCTCGGTCTGGCCGTAGAGCTGCTTCAGGTTGACGCCGATCGAGCGGTAGAAGCGGAAGAGCTCGGGGCCGATCGCCTCGCCCGCCGTATAGCCGACCTTGATATTGGTCAGGCCGAAGCGGTTGCGCAGGGGGCCGTAGACCAGCCAGTCGCCGAGCTTGTAGAGCAGGCGGCCCTTCAGCGGCACGCTCTCGCCGTTCAGGATCTGCTCGCCATAGCGCTTCGCGACGTCGAGAAAGTAGTGGAACATCTTCCGCTTCAGGGCGCCGGCATCCTCCATGCGGACCATGGTCACGGTCAGCATGTTCTCGAAGACGCGCGGCGGGGCGAAGGCGTAGGTGGTGCCGACCTCGCGGCGGTCGTCGATCACCGTGTCCGGGCTTTCGGGGCAGTTGACGCAGAAGCCGGCCAGCATCGCCTGCGCATAGGAGAAGACGTGGTCGCCGACCCAGGCGATCGGCAGATAGGCGATGACCTCGTCGGTTTCGTTCAGCCCGTCGAAGCCGCAGCCGATCTCGGCGGCGATCAGCACGTTGTAATGGCTGAGCATCACGCCCTTGGGCCGCCCGGTGGTGCCGGAGGTGTAGAGGATGATGCCGAGATCGGAGCCCTGGCCCTCCTCCATTTCGCGGGTGAGCGCGGCCTGCGCCTGCGGGTCCTTCAGTGCCTTGGCGCCATCCGCGATCACCGTCTCGATGGCGTGGAGCTTGCTGTGGTCGTAGTCGCGCAAGCCGCGGGGTTCGTCATAGAGCATATGCCGGAGATGCGGCAGGCGATCGGCGATCGAGAGCAGCTTGTCGACCTGCTCCTGGTCCTGAACCACGGCGAAGACCGCCTCGGCATGGTCGAGGACATAGGCCATCTCCTCGGCGACGCCATCGGCATAGACCGGGACGGGAATCGCGCCGATCCATTGCGCGGCGCACATCGACCAGTAGAGACGCGGCCGGTTCTGGCCGATGATTGCGACCTTCTCGCCGCGCTTCAGGCCGAGGTCGTGCAGGCCCTTGGCGAAATTGCGGACGTGTTCCGCGACCTCGGCCCAGTTCCAGGACTGCCAGATGCCGAGATCCTTGTGGCGGAAGGCGACGCGCGAGGCGCGCTCCTTCGCGTTGCGCAACAGCAATTTCGGAAAGGTATCCGCCTGGCCGGCGGTGCCGCTTGCCACGATTGCGTTCTCCCTATCGAGCCGCCATGCGTCGTGGCGACTTCCGCGGGCCGGTTTCCGGCCTCGTTCTCATGCAA
Protein-coding sequences here:
- a CDS encoding ABC transporter ATP-binding protein; this translates as MSTATLEKQAAATASDTILSLNNIEVIYDHVVLVLKGVSLTVPRAGIVAILGANGAGKTTTLKAISNLLKAERGEVTKGSIVFDGERVDKMSPNELVRRGCIQVMEGRHCFGHLSIEENLLTGAFTRRDGNAAIKRDLEKIYTLFPRLKQRRTSQAGYTSGGEQQMCAIGRAMMSNPKMILLDEPSMGLAPQIVEEIFEIVRQLNADEGVSFLVAEQNTNMALRYATYGYIMETGRVVMDGEAKMLRENEDVKEFYLGVAEGNKKSFREVKSYKRRKRWLS
- a CDS encoding ABC transporter ATP-binding protein codes for the protein MNAEPINVTGTPIRAKGEVLLSVENISLRFGGVKAITDVSFDIRKGEIRAIIGPNGAGKTSMLNCINGFYQPQEGQIVFKGERRAKMRPHRAAAGGIARTFQNVALFKGMSTLDNIMTGRTLKMKKGFFWQALRHGPAMQEEIAHRRVVEDIIDFLQIEHIRKLPVGKLPYGLQKRVELGRALAMEPELLLLDEPMAGMNLEEKEDMCRFILDVNNQFGTTIALIEHDMGVVMDLSDRVVVLEYGRKIADGTPDEVKANQKVIDAYLGVAH
- a CDS encoding branched-chain amino acid ABC transporter permease produces the protein MLYREAGQYKSSYASDMAVFPLKEDRIGIAVILAIALVAIPFLGSDFFIASVMIPFLVFSLAAIGLNILTGYTGLISLGTAAFMGVGAYSCYKLTTLFPGVNIIVLILVSGLFSAGIGVLFGLPSLRIKGFYLAVATLAAQFFLQWAFVRVPWLFNYNASGAIEVPQRTLFNIPLTGAAATPETRYFVCLGLVVVLTWFASNIVHGKLGRSWMAVRDMDIAAELMGIKLLNAKLAAFAVSSYFCGVAGAMMIFLWYGGGEAADVFSIRLSFNILFMVIIGGLGSLIGSFFGAAFLSILPTALKFGLPALGIPIQGAAAEHVTFMLVGALIITFLIVEPHGLARLWQIGKQKLRTWPFPY
- a CDS encoding zinc metallopeptidase — translated: MLYVVAALLVLLLVFGPQAWVRSEMNRHAVARADLPGTGGELARHLLDRFQLGAVTVETTEGGDHYDPQARAVRLSRDNHDGRSITAVAVAAHEVGHAIQHAQGSSLLAARSMLARTLFIVDKVAMAVMITAPLVAVVTHVPAVGLMQVGLAIALLGIGLVVHLVTLPLELDASFGKALPILAGDGYLDQRDLPAARGVLRAAAFTYVAGALVGLLNFLRILRIIR
- a CDS encoding ABC transporter substrate-binding protein encodes the protein MKTSNLLKGAALGALFAAGALAPAMAQDSVYFANNAYRTGPFSGSGIPIGDGMRDYITMINERDGGVNGVKVVYEECETGYDTKKSIECYEQAKSKNTIVYSPWSTGATLAAIPRAHVDKIPILSMAYGLSSSADGTNFPWVFIPPFTYWDGASVMVRHMAAELGGMDKLKGKKLGLIHLDAPFGKEPIPVLENLAKKYGFELKLYPVAAADMQNQGSLWLSIRRDRPDYLYNQGWGAMNPTAVKEAAKNNFPMNKFVGVWWAGGDDDARAGGDQAKGYKSLSWTLSGTEAPAMQDIVKFVVDKGKSTTPKEKVGEALYNRGVYNAMLVVEGIRNAQKLTGKKVINSEDMRRGLESLNLTEARLKEIGLGGFVTPTTISCTDHSGHSKMFVSEWDGAKWTKKGDWVEPLKDEVRPLIESNAKDYVEKAGNWPKRTEPCEKSS
- a CDS encoding AMP-dependent synthetase/ligase; protein product: MVASGTAGQADTFPKLLLRNAKERASRVAFRHKDLGIWQSWNWAEVAEHVRNFAKGLHDLGLKRGEKVAIIGQNRPRLYWSMCAAQWIGAIPVPVYADGVAEEMAYVLDHAEAVFAVVQDQEQVDKLLSIADRLPHLRHMLYDEPRGLRDYDHSKLHAIETVIADGAKALKDPQAQAALTREMEEGQGSDLGIILYTSGTTGRPKGVMLSHYNVLIAAEIGCGFDGLNETDEVIAYLPIAWVGDHVFSYAQAMLAGFCVNCPESPDTVIDDRREVGTTYAFAPPRVFENMLTVTMVRMEDAGALKRKMFHYFLDVAKRYGEQILNGESVPLKGRLLYKLGDWLVYGPLRNRFGLTNIKVGYTAGEAIGPELFRFYRSIGVNLKQLYGQTEAGVYITMQPNGEIKADTVGKPAPMVEIRIDDNGEVLYRSPSIFGGYYKDPDKTAETMTEDGYVRSGDAGFFDDGGHLKIIDRAKDVGKLASGDLFPPKYIENKLKFYPNIKEAVAFGQGRDHATVALNIDLIAVGNWAERNNVVYASYQELAGHDLVYDMIARHVDEVNRSLASEPMMGGAQIKRFLILHKELDADDGELTRTQKVRRGFIAERYAPLVTALYDGSDAADISTEVTFEDGRKGVIAARVKVRDAKIYPTGQEAPSSAKAA
- a CDS encoding phenylacetate--CoA ligase family protein produces the protein MNTHHDGLETRPPEAREADLFARLPAVLAAALKAPAYAERLAGIDPAAITDRKALAGLPILRKAELPALQKASLPFGGFVTEKPGSFGRLFTSPGPIFEPEGTATDSWGAARGLYAAGFRPGDIVLNTLSYHLTPGGFIMDSAARALGCAVIPAGPGNTEQQMEVISAYRPSAYAGTPDFLKILIEAADARGVDISSIRRAVVSGAAFPPSLQAWVKERGIDAYQLYATADVGVIAYETSAREGMVLNENLIVEIVRPGTGDPVPEGEVGEVVITNLDPHHPQIRLAVGDLTAILPGVSACGRSNTRIKGWMGRADQTAKIKGMFVRPEQVAEIAKRHAEIAKLRLVVGRANETDTMTLKAEIYAEPAGLIDAVSSTLQQVTKLKGAVEILPLGALPNDGKVIADERPVG
- a CDS encoding branched-chain amino acid ABC transporter permease, with amino-acid sequence MVQAPDLLVQTVWEGLVSGVLYALIALGFVLIFKASGVFNFAQGIMVVFAALTLVGLYEKGVPAFLAVILTLGVMFALAVTIERVVLRPLVNQPDIILFMATFGITYFLIGFGESLFGGNPKQMIAEQLYLPKGAVDLQILGGLVSLQKIDIAAAVIASLMIAALAVFFQYTRIGRALRAVADSHKAALSVGISLNQIWVIVWFTAGIVALITGIMWGARSDVSFALEIVALKALPVLILGGFTSIPGAIVGGLIIGIGEKLGEFYWGPLIGGGIESWLAYFIALGFLLFRPQGLFGDKIIERI